Proteins from one Bos mutus isolate GX-2022 unplaced genomic scaffold, NWIPB_WYAK_1.1 CTG223, whole genome shotgun sequence genomic window:
- the LOC102287670 gene encoding T cell receptor delta variable 1: MPLSSLLCVFLAFTFSGSGVAQKVTHDQPDISSQVGESATMNCQYETSWNSYNIFWYKQLPSGEMIYLIGQNSYSPNARDGRYSINFQRSRKAISLIISALKLEDSAKYFCALWELTVVEVIGKAEQKLLSWIREKTPSPQPHPLPPPLQDYRQNTHLQTPDKR, translated from the exons ATGCCGCTCTCCAGTCTGCTCTGTGTGTTCCTGGCCTTCACCTTCTCTG GATCTGGTGTGGCCCAGAAAGTTACTCACGACCAGCCGGATATATCCAGTCAAGTTGGGGAGTCAGCCACCATGAACTGTCAGTATGAGACAAGTTGGAACAGTTATAACATTTTTTGGTATAAACAGCTTCCCAGTGGAGAGATGATTTACCTTATTGGTCAGAATTCTTATAGCCCGAATGCAAGGGATGGCCGCTACTCCATAAATTTTCAGAGATCACGTAAAGCCATCAGCCTCATTATCTCAGCCTTAAAGCTGGAAGACTCTGCAAAGTACTTCTGTGCTCTCTGGGAACTCACAGTGGTTGAAGTGATAGGAAAAGCTGAACAAAAACTCCTGAGCTGGATAAGAGAGAAGACCCCCTCCCCAcaaccccaccccctcccacccccgctgCAGGACTACCGCCAAAATACACACCTGCAGACCCCAGACAAGAGATGA